A region from the Linepithema humile isolate Giens D197 chromosome 1, Lhum_UNIL_v1.0, whole genome shotgun sequence genome encodes:
- the Atac1 gene encoding ZZ-type zinc finger-containing protein 3 codes for MNDEETKCQDEEENEFYFESDHLALKGNKDYSAFLKTIVILEAQRAQAIEDLDKLMLARSKAMKDPISFVAQLQNGDLPELPGPQKVAEIPYVDWSQYNVTLPDVRLRPQTRHGHILPQVQPKNEQENGKVLVRGRAFDESKPETFNQLWTMEEQRRLEELLVEYPPEEIEMRRWTKIANALGNRTPKQVSSRVQKYFIKLLRAGLPIPGRGPKVKLDVKKGLSHKHQRNNHFLFKRSTFFPHQDISFNISDENKEQLVAEESDDDATNGGVDDNPELRQINLVRQVKTEKEQQHSSSAYKHVGYKCIICGEEPLRGTRWHCAECHSGIDLCGDCAVAQLGAENPTHDPSHRLISIKPPQCTKSYDLDYFPHSFSNSSYNYLDPNFLPE; via the exons atgaatgacGAAGAAACAAAGTGTCAGGATGAagaggaaaatgaattttatttcgaatctGATCATTTGGCATTAAAGGGTAACAAAGATTATAGCGCTTTTTTAAAAACGATAGTTATTCTTGAGGCTCAAAGAGCTCAAGCTATAGAAGATTTAGACAAACTTATGTTAGCACGATCTAAAGCGATGAAAGATCCAATATCATTCGTGGCACAATTGCAAAATGGTGATCTTCCGGAACTGCCTGGTCCGCAAAAGGTAGCGGAAATTCCTTATGTTGATTGGTCACAATATAACGTTACATTGCCAGATGTACGTCTGAGACCACAAACTAGACATGGTCATATATTGCCTCAGGTGCAACCTAAAAATGAACAGGAAAATGGAAAG GTTTTAGTTAGAGGTCGTGCTTTTGATGAAAGTAAGCCTGAAACTTTCAATCAATTATGGACAATGGAAGAACAAAGACGATTAGAAGAACTATTAGTTGAATATCCACCtgaagaaatagaaatgaGACGCTGGACTAAGATCGCTAATGCATTag GAAATCGAACACCTAAGCAAGTGTCTAGTAGAGTccaaaaatactttattaaactATTGAGGGCAGGTTTGCCCATACCAGGAAGAGGACCTAAAGTAAAATTAGATGTGAAGAAGGGTTTATCTCATAAACATCAACGTAataatcactttttatttaagcGTTCAACATTCTTCCCACATCAagacatttcttttaatatatcagaTGAAAACAAAGAACAACTTGTAGCAGAGGAATCT GACGATGATGCGACAAATGGAGGAGTTGATGATAATCCTGAATTGAggcaaataaatttagtgCGCCAAGTGAAAACTGAAAAGGAACAGCAGCATTCGTCTTCTGCGTATAAACATGTTGGATACAAA TGCATAATATGTGGTGAAGAACCTTTAAGAGGTACAAGATGGCATTGTGCAGAATGTCACAGTGGAATTGATCTATGCGGTGATTGTGCAGTAGCACAATTGGGAGCAGAAAATCCCACACACGACCCATCCCATAGATTGATTTCCATCAAACCACCACAATGTACTAAAAGTTATGACTTAGATTATTTTCCACATAGTTTCAGTAATTCATCTTATAATTATCTCGATCCAAATTTTTTGCCCGAATAG